The Malus domestica chromosome 10, GDT2T_hap1 nucleotide sequence AATGCAGGAGGTTCAACTCTGAATCTTCCAACTATCTCCTTTTCACCATCAACGAACGCCCACGCATACTTCTCCTCTTGTTTCTTTTTCTCCGCCCCCGCGGCCTTCTTCTCTTCCCTACTCATTTGTTTCctgttttccttttctttcataCACCACTCGTATATTGGGGTGAAATCACAACCATCCAACCTCCGAATTACGTGGTTCTCCCCGAGCAACTTACGCCAATCATTCCAAAAATTGTTTCGGAACGTTTGCTTCTTCTGCACGTAATCTGTATCTTTCATCACGGCGTACATAGTTGCGACCTCCTCTTGTTCAGGACTCAAGTCTACCGGCTTCCCTTCATACATCATCTTTACACCATGGGGCTCGTACGGAGGCGGAAACATCACACCGTTGTGAACCAaagttttccattttttctGCCCATCATTAGAGCTCGGTAGCACATTCGTCGACTTAGGGCAACTCGAAAGTTTCAAACCATTTTGGCCCTTTTTGATCGGTTTCCTGGTGGAGGATGAACCGACCTTCATTGCCTTCTTCTCTGTCAACAAGGTAGGTTCCTTGATCCTCTGGGAAATTGGAATCAAGTCGTCATCTTCGTCGTCATCTTTTTCCTCCGTAATTTTTAGGGTAGATGTTGAAGAACAAGCATGTGAAACTTTTGGCCTTTTAGGTGAAGAATCGGCCTTGTGATCTAGGggcctcttcctcttcctcttttcaCCCTTGGACTTGGGTGTTAGCAGCAGCCTTGATGATAAAGGTTTATCATCGTCGTCGTCATcgtcctccgaatcttgagaagGTTTCACCAGTTGTCTGGCAGTAGCTATCGGTTTATCGTCTTTGGAATCATCACTGTTTGCATGAGAACCCCGGATGGATAATACTTGGGTCCTGACCAGTCGAGAAGCAGCGATAGGTTTTTCGTCTTCGAAATCATCACTGGTTTCTTGAGCAACAAAACTACGATTTTCTTGAGCAGATGACATGGTTGATGGAACCATCTTTGCCCTGTtggtttcgatttttgaacGCTATTTGGTATTTTTGATGGCTTTATATAAATAGAACTCTCTCTTCCAACAAATAGGAAAGCTATACGGGCGGCGGGTCAGCCTCATCTTATTTTTTACTCCAACAGATGGGATATCGGATAAcctaaagaaaaaaggaaatagGATGATTAATAAAATAAGGGCCgtctaaataaaatatatttttttgccAATAGGAACTTCTCCGGATCTTCTTTTTGAGGATttcgggctggtttggtattgctgtgctttgaaaaaaagctgctgtgagaataagcggctgtgctgtgagaataagcggctgtgaaataaatcagcagagtgtttggtaaacttttttgtaaaagtgcttttgaaaaaaaaagcagtctgatagtggatcttttcattaaaggagcactgtagttctatgtgctttgaaaaaaagccaccaaagctacaaattgcagcttcagctttttcctttgatttcagcttattctcacagcagcttccaaaataagccattttttttaagtttaccaaacaccaaaaacactcccagctttttttcatatgagctttttttaaaatcacctcaaccccaaactggGGCTTCATCCTTTAATTGTGTCCGTTcattgttcatcgtatatcgtacggtcataaatcattttaaattttttatttaaaattgaacacaagcaatacctgacgaaaactgatcgcacgagatacgatgaacgaacatgaTTAAAAGATCTACGtgattctcacaaagaggattcgAAAAGGATCCTCATTCATTTTTTGGGGGTGGTTTTTGCAAATGCATCGGAATTTGAATTTTCTAGAAAAGCAATTCAACGCTCGCGGCCTCGtctagcaaaaaaaaattagctaCACATATGCATGTTAAATATACGTTCTAAGTTGAATATCATGAGCAGAAAATGCATTAGGTCAAAAAAAACTGTTAACAAGATTTAGGGTTTTTCAGGGCACAAATTTTTGGGACAACGTCCTACACCACTATTTCAGTATTTCCAGTCCAATATCTGAATCAATGATCCATAACTGCCTCATTTGGTACGGAAGATTGGATTAAAACGGATAATCAAAAGTATGGGGTAGGAAATGAAAAATTCAGAGTCAAATTCTACCGGTAGGAGATGAATTTCTCCAGAAGAAAAAATTATCCATTCCAACGATTTCAATGGTTTCAATCAAAACAAAATTACCGAATAAAATTACCGTAAAACTCAAAGGAAGCATTTTCCCAAGTTCACAGTACATTGCACAACAGATCGAAGACAGAGTCTCAATATGTACCACCTGTGGTATCGAAAACTAAAACAGGACGGGGGGAAGAAAAACGATAGAAAAAGGTGTCAACTTACTCAATGCAGCCTTGTCAATTCTTCTACTCTCTTGCAGAGCTCCTCCACTGAAACGCGCATTTGTTTTGAGATCTCGTCCATCTTGCTACGGTTGAGATCAAGGAACGATTCTATCAGATCGCCATCCAAGAAATTTTTGGCGTCTACAGTTTTCTTCTCGTTGCTGAATGATCTCCACTGCTCATGGTTCAACCCTCCAACACCCTTTATCACCTTCCTCAAGTTTGACTGgagcttctccaaaaatgcatAATGTTCTTGAGGAAGTGAGGCAATTACTCCAATTACACCATTGACGGTGCCAAAGATGACAGTTGGAATCTGGCCCACGTCAGAGTCTGGCAACCGCATGACAAGAGAGCCGTGCCGGAACCTATTGACAAACTCGCCTAGGTGATACTCACCTACAACCTCAAGGCGGCCCCGTTCCTCATCAGTTGCACCCTCACTATTTTTACGAACAGTGAACAGGTTGACGAAATTTTCAGCTCCAATGTAAACATCATCGTCGAGGATCTCTACAGCAGACATCCAATTTGCATTATAATCacgggctcgctcctcaatggCACCTTCCTCATGCTGAATACAAGAACAAAAAATTTCGGCTCAGCAAGAGAATAGTTTATAATGTGTAGCATTACCAAACCTAGGGGAAATGAATTTATGGACGGACAGAGGGCACAAGAGGGTAAATCTGGGTCTACAAATTCCAACAAGAGAACCTCACTATTACCAAGACAAAACGTTAAAACATGTCGCACGATGGACTAGCAGACGCAAAGGGGACTATTCTCATGAGGCATTGATTAAGCAAATCAACTATTGCTATTACTTTGAGTAAGTACTAGTCCATGACATGCAGGGGGTTGAAAATTAGTATTATTACCTTGTACATTAACAGAGAGATTGACTTCATTAAATCCCCAACAATAATGAAGTCTCCACGAGTCTGGACATAAAGGGCAAGTATGTGGCCATGATGTCCACATTCCGATTGCAATTCACGAGTACCATCATCCCGCAGAGTCCACTTGTATAACTGTATCTTTTGATTAATAGCAGCAAGTAGCTTGCCATTGAACGCATTCAACGAGTAAACAGACCCCTTGGTTTCCTTCTCAGCAACGAGCTGCAGCTTCCCATCTTCAACAATGAAAACCAGAATGCGGCCCTACAATTATACAATATTGTCAGCTTACAGGGGGAGGATGGAATATCAGCTAGTTACCAGTTCAAGTGAGATTTCTGCACTAAAACCAGTAAACTAAAATCCTATCTTACCTTGGTTGGCTCATTTTCTTCCGGGAGAACATATGCAGTCCCGACACAGTAATATAAATTACTGTCATCTGAGAAAGAACAGCTTAGTATAGAGCAGGCATACTCAAAAGCGTCCAGTTGATAATATGTTATGAGGTCAAAACTCTGGTCATCTAACAACCGGATGAAGTGTGTTTCTGAGTCTTCTGCACTAGACTGGTTATATTTCACACTCAAAATGGCGAAAGTCCTGGACTGCTCCTGATGACAGATACGACGCGCATGCTCACCTAGGGGAATAGAGCGAATATGAAGCTTCTGGATGTCATCAATAGTGCCGATAGTAAGTTCACCTTCCTTAGCAATTGCAAGGCTGTTGTCACGAGAAAgggaaaaataaggaaaactgtTTACTCTGAAAGTTGACAGTTTAAGGAGGCTGGGGGAAGAGTTCCCCCATCAAACCTATGTAGTAAAAgagcagaaagaaaaagaaaaaaactcatGTTTGTGTCTAAGTTGCAACTGGACcattatttttatgtaaattttcaTTTAAATCAATATTTAAAACATGCTAATAGACGTCTGGTCAGTTGCTATACTATTTTATATAAACtttcattttaaaaaatatctaaaacataCTAATTGCATAAACATCTGGTCAGTTGCTGtaaaattttatataatttttatttgattacattttttttttttgagaagaaacaaacattttataaaagaacagagaaatacacagaagtggataagaaatccaccaagaacaaaaacaagaaaatctcTCAAGAGGATCTGGCTTACAtcaacaaaacctaaacctaaatCACTTTATTTGATTACATATTTAAAACATGCTAATTGCATATACGACATCTGGTCAGCTGCTATAATAAAGCATTGTATCACACCAACAAAGGGTAACTCTAATAATCAATTTGGAAACTAACCCATCATTTTGACTACTATAAACCTTCCTGGTATGATAATTTACACAAAATGGCAGCCATCACATAAGTAATAGAGGATTACAATCTGAAAGtatgaaaaagataaaatattTGGATATAGACTTAACCTCGTATCCACCAAACCGAGGTCCTATCTGTATTTTACGAGTGAACAATAGAAAGAGCAAAGTACCTGTCTGGAAAAGCAGCAGAGTTGAATGGGCACATATGGCTGACTTCTTTCAGATTTACATTGCTGTAAAGCAATTTTTTGTTGCTACTATAGATGACAGTTGGCCTATCCGATGCAGCAAATACATGCGTAGTACTCTTGGATGAGAAGGTACGGAGTGTAATGGGCTGCGTCCCAAGTGAGACTTTTTTCCTGTCCGTCAACTCACCAGTGCTTGTGTTCAATATAAAGTTTAAGAGGTGCCCATCTCCAAGGGCACACAATAGGTAGGATATCTGATTAGAAAAACACAGTAACAGAAAGCTTACTCAATAACCAAATAACTAAAGTAAAAACTTATGAAGGAACTAAAGAAAGCAATAGATGTGCAAACTAATATTCCCTCATCTACGTTACATAAGTACACATTGATTGACACACCAACATAGGCCCAAACTCTCTAGTAAATTCGAAAATGATGATAATGAAAATTATAATCAGTTAAACATGCTATTAGAAGAGCCACTCCCCATTGCTAATCCCAAAAAAGACATTGTATTTCTGACCAATATTAATGAGAAGTCATATGAAATGAATACAACTGAGAATCGATTTAGTGAAGAAGGTCAAGCACAGGCATACCCCTTCAAAGGCACAAAGAAGAACAGAACGAGGTATGATCTCCCCTCCCAAATGTTCCTTTGTGATGCGGCTCAGGGCAGGAAGTGAATATATCTGGACACTAATATCTGTCCACATTCCAACAGCTGCCAGCTGGCTATAGTTGGGATTGTCACCTATGGGGTTTATGTCAAGGCATGATATCTCAAAATCTAACTGTGCGTGGTTTTTCTCTGTCAATACCCCATCACCTATTTCCAAATAAACTAAATGCTTTCCACCAGTCGCCAATAAGACCTGTCACAGAAGTAGATTAAAGCAACAACCAGTTAGCGCATTAACATCAGGCAACCAAATGTTAAGGCAGACATCCATGAAAAGAAACAATACCATGTTAGGAAACAGCATTATGGTATGGTATACTCATTTGCAATTCTGAGACTAGAAAGGGGATTTATCAACACCGGAGAATCTATCAAAAAGGGGATTTATCAACACCGGAGAATCtatcaaatattttttatttccaatTTCAAAGAAATAAGAGAATTAACTTAGGTTTTGGGAGTCAACAGAAGCCCCTTATGAAAAATCACCTATTCTAGATTATAATAGTATAAGATGTTCTGAATATTTAAGGGGAACATGATTCCTAAGTCCTCGTGTTTTACAAAAGATtttcccacaaaaaaaaaaaaaacacctgaTTTGATTCAATGACACAGCTAAAACTGCCATGGTCCTTGCTTGAAAAATtagttattaataaaaaaaacacaattttcATTAGCTTACTTGCAAACTTAAATGTTAGAACAAGTAGAAACAAAACCTGGGTGGCATTAGCAGTGGCAACATTAATCGAATTGCCTGCTGGAGCATTCCACTCATGCTTGAGCTCCCTAGTTGTAGAACTGACTAGCCGTACAGAGCTTGAAGTGACCTGTGATGTCAAGTCATCAGCCAGCATGCAATAGACACTATTGCTATACATGTCAATCATCAATAAGTTAATCACCTTTAGAATCCAGATTATTTACATATAGAATATtttctaaaacaaaaaatataaccTCAAAATCTTAACATCACATAAAAGAGGTATAAACGTGGTCACTGAAAAGACATCCACACAATCTAGTGAAATAGATCGTGTAGATTTTCCCTAATACCTCAggtatgatgtgatttattagGAAATTGTGGATAAGCAATGTTCAAATTGATAGTTATTAAAGTGTCCCTAAGGATGGTAGAAGAGAAATTAGGGGGGTGGGAAGCAACTTAAAACTTTGCCTTCCTAATGGTGGTAGTGATGCGATGGTGATGACTGAAAATTAGCGTTTGTGTCCATAACTACATAAAAAGCAGacgaaaaaaaggaaaaccaaATACATAAATTACTTTCTTTTGAGTATATTCTACCATATGCATTAAAACATAGAAGAAACAATGGAAGATAGAGACAACTTACCTGTACCAGTTGATTACAGACAGCATCGTGGCAAAATAAAGTCTGTACTTGAGAACAGAAGCCTTCTATCTCAGTTTCTTCCAGCTCATCCTCAAGATTCATTGCCAAAATCCTTGTCTCACTGATAAAGCTTACAACCAGGAAGGTGTCAAAAGGATCATCAGTGGAGGATCTTAACGACCACATTCCCTTGATACCTTGAAGCTCAACTGATGCCTGTTCAAGGTCATATAATAAGGTAGAAGTTACAGGTGTCAGCATGCAAGAACCTCACGCAAATGTACAAAACGAAACTTTGGGTACCAATTACCATAAATATGTAAATAAGTCAAACCTGTTCATTGATTCCAATTCCGTTCCGAACTACACGAAGAGAACCATCCTTGAAAGCTCCAGAACAAGTTACAACCTGACCTTGGCCTTGCCTCTCAAGATCAACCACACAAAAGTCAACGATCGGCCCCAAATTGACATACCTTTCTAAGACTTCCACATATGAACCCTTTGCATCAGGCTGTAGATTTAGCTTTACAAGCTGTGTTCACACTTTGGAGTGTTAATATATTATAATCCATAACATTTAATAAGGTATCAATGTAATTTTGATCATAATATCCGCATATCTTTATTTCATTTAAAACTTGTAACGCATTATTAAAACATTACCTTCTTTCATATCTATCTTTATAGACTCTGTACAGTGCCTTCTATTACTTACTAATGGCTTTTATTCTTTGAAGAACAAATTTGTATTGCTAAGAATAGCTTAAGAATAGAACAAGTAACAAGCAACAGTTCTAAGTACCCACCTGTGAATCCCCATAACTTGATCCGATATAGACAAATGCATTATCAAGGTATGAGATAGTAGATGCAATTGATGTCTCCCCCAAGAGCTCAATTTTCAGTCCAGACACCCTACAAGAAGAAGAGTAGATGAAACCCTGAGGAACTAAACCCATAACCTTCAACCACAAACAATCACATGTTTTCAAGAATGTATTTGGACTCACTTTTCTTTCTCATGCGTTATAACAAGTAGGTGAAGTTGCCCGGCATGATCACCAAGTAAATACCTGGAACCATCTGCATCTACTCTCCCATAGGCTCTTGTGATGGACTATAACAAATGacaaagaaaaacttgaaatgaTACTTCTAAAACCAATTCAACATGTAATTCCAAAACAACATCATATGATACTATAGCATACATGTCTTATTGGGATTGCTTTAAATGTATTCGGGCTGCGGTAAACAATATTATCTTCTCCAATAATAAGAACACCGCAGAGTGGCGGAGGAACTGGTATTAACAAATCAGCCCCATTTTCAACGTTGTTCTGTGCCCAAGGGCCTTCAACGAAATCCTTATCCTTCAGAGAAACCTCATATGTTTTGACATGGCGAACATCTTTGTTATCCTGCAATATTTCAACCATAGTAAGGCAATTAAAATTTTTGTCCGGAATACTCTTACACTATTTTACCACCTGAAAAGGCCTCCCACAGAATGTTATATGGGCAATACCCTAACACGACACATGAACAGTGTTCTGTACTTAGAAATGGAGCAGATTCACAAAGATCTTAGATGGTTTATGTATACATATGTAGAAATACACCAACATCACTGACCAGATCACGCTTGTTTTTATCAAGTTTTCCATTTTGAAACTGCTGTACTAATAGGTTCTTACATAGGCATTGCCTAAGCCTTTGCTTAAATAATCTTCATCCAATACAAGGAACATAACAAACATAACAGTATACAGAAAACTTGAACATACGATACTAAGACAATTTGAGTGATAAGAAGATAGAGAATTACTACGGTAGCCCAACATAAATTTGATATCCCAATGAAAGGAATGACTAGTACCTGATATAGAACTACAATTGTTGGTTTTGAACAACCATATAGAAACTTGATATCCAAAACTTGAAGTTCCTCAAGCCTGAAAAGTTACCCAAAGATATAGTTAGAGTGAAAAGAAATTATAATTTCACACAAAAAGAAGGGAACAAGAAATTGTAATCAATTTATTTGAGTAAATTTTAAATACACGTCATGGtcaattaatcacaagaagACTAATCCACAAAATATATATTACTAAAAAACTAAAAGAATGAGAGAAAAATACCGTATATTAAATGCTTCCTTGAGCTGCCCTTTATTATCAAAAGGAATAACCTGAAATACCAAGAGCATATTGTGTCATTTCTAAACTATAAATGTGATGACAAAATGAAGATCTTAGTAAAAGATTAAAAACCACATACCTTAAACAATCCATCATACAAATGGAGTCCAATTAATCTGCAATCTGGATCAATAATACCAATCTGCAGAAAAAGAGTAGGTAA carries:
- the LOC103446131 gene encoding DNA damage-binding protein 1; this encodes MSVWNYVVTAHKPTNVTHSCVGNFTAPQELNLITAKCTRIEIQLLTPLGLQPILDVPIYGRIATLELFRPHGETQDFLFIATERYKFCVLQWDAEASELITRAMGDVSDRIGRPTDNGQIGIIDPDCRLIGLHLYDGLFKVIPFDNKGQLKEAFNIRLEELQVLDIKFLYGCSKPTIVVLYQDNKDVRHVKTYEVSLKDKDFVEGPWAQNNVENGADLLIPVPPPLCGVLIIGEDNIVYRSPNTFKAIPIRHSITRAYGRVDADGSRYLLGDHAGQLHLLVITHEKEKVSGLKIELLGETSIASTISYLDNAFVYIGSSYGDSQLVKLNLQPDAKGSYVEVLERYVNLGPIVDFCVVDLERQGQGQVVTCSGAFKDGSLRVVRNGIGINEQASVELQGIKGMWSLRSSTDDPFDTFLVVSFISETRILAMNLEDELEETEIEGFCSQVQTLFCHDAVCNQLVQVTSSSVRLVSSTTRELKHEWNAPAGNSINVATANATQVLLATGGKHLVYLEIGDGVLTEKNHAQLDFEISCLDINPIGDNPNYSQLAAVGMWTDISVQIYSLPALSRITKEHLGGEIIPRSVLLCAFEGISYLLCALGDGHLLNFILNTSTGELTDRKKVSLGTQPITLRTFSSKSTTHVFAASDRPTVIYSSNKKLLYSNVNLKEVSHMCPFNSAAFPDSLAIAKEGELTIGTIDDIQKLHIRSIPLGEHARRICHQEQSRTFAILSVKYNQSSAEDSETHFIRLLDDQSFDLITYYQLDAFEYACSILSCSFSDDSNLYYCVGTAYVLPEENEPTKGRILVFIVEDGKLQLVAEKETKGSVYSLNAFNGKLLAAINQKIQLYKWTLRDDGTRELQSECGHHGHILALYVQTRGDFIIVGDLMKSISLLMYKHEEGAIEERARDYNANWMSAVEILDDDVYIGAENFVNLFTVRKNSEGATDEERGRLEVVGEYHLGEFVNRFRHGSLVMRLPDSDVGQIPTVIFGTVNGVIGVIASLPQEHYAFLEKLQSNLRKVIKGVGGLNHEQWRSFSNEKKTVDAKNFLDGDLIESFLDLNRSKMDEISKQMRVSVEELCKRVEELTRLH